CTCTGAAATGTTCTTTTAGTAAGCTTTTCATATCTGCTAAATAATTGTAGACATCCTCGGGACCTCTGATAATCGTTTTATTTCCATAATCAGTTTGATAAAATCTTCTTCCCAATTCAAAAGTAGCAACAATTTTACAAGCATTAGCTTCGCCTATCCCTAGAACATCCATAAGTTTTTTTGGGGATTTTTCTTCAGCGATTGCGATTGAGCCATATTCTCTTAGAAGTCTTTGCGACAGAGTTTTAATATCTTCATTCTTATTACCCATACCTATAATGACAGCTAATAGATCTGAATTCTTTAAATTATCAATATCTCCATTTAAAAGTTGTTCTCTTGGATGATATTTAGTTTCTATCTCAATGATTTTATAAGAATCAATTACTCCAATTTTCTTGCTTTTCAAAACATAAACCGCCATGGGAACTTCTTCTAAACCTTCAGCTTCGATTTTTTCCGAAATATTCAATGCTCTTTGTGAAAATTTGTCATATTCCTTAAAATCATTCTTTAATCTTTTAAAAATTACATCTTTGAGCTGATTTTGATCCACAAGATCAGGTTTTGAAATTAGAGCTGTTTCTATAATCTCAAAATTTGATTTAGAAATAAGATTCATAATGCTTGTTTCACTTAAAACGGGGAAATGTTCGTTTTTAAGAAATTGATCTTTCTCAATGACTAAAGTGTGATAATCTATAAAATTTTTTTGTTTTTGAGTCCATTCCGTTTTTACGTGCTCCATCAAAATCAATGTTCCATTTGCCGAAAGGACTTTATAAACTTGTTCTAAAAATTTATTTCTGTTTTTTATAGATAAATGGTGTAAAACATTTACAGCGATTCCATTATCAAATGTGGAGTCATCAAATTCTAAACTAGTTAAATCATCAAAATGGTATTCAATATCATTATACGGAGATTTTTGATCTCTTTTATCTATCCCAGAAATATTAATATCCATATCTTTCAGAATTTTTGTAAACTTCATATTTCCGCAACCAAAGTCAATGCATCTTCCCTCGAGATAGTGTTTAATTACATCATAAATTCTCTTATCCATAGTCAATACTCCAGTTTTTGTGGTAATAATATAATAAAACAATTTAGATGGAAATGAAAAAGTCCCTTATTAAGGGACTTTTTTACTCCGAAAGAGGGACTTGAACCCCCGACAAATTGGTTAACAGCCAACTGCTCTACCGACTGAGCTATTTCGGAATATTTCAATGTCATCAAGACGGGCGTAATTTAAGTAGATCGATTGTTAAAGTCAAGTATAAAATATTGAAAATTTTAATAAAAAAACATGTCTTTGAGCAACTTATGAAATAATAATATTCTTAAAATGAACTTTGAAACAAATAAAATAGTAATTATAATCCGCTTGATAAAATTGGAGGATTAAATGATAGAAGTTTATGAAAAAATTGCATATATCCCTATTCTATTTATCATAAGTTTTTTTTTAAAAAAAGCTAAAGTGTTCGATAAAAGTAGTGCGGATCTAATGCTTAAAATAGTTTTTTATCTTGGATTACCAGCCATTTTGATAGATAGCTTCTCAAAGATTGATCTTAGTTTGGTTGATCTCAAACTTACATTTTTTGGCTTCTTGATTATTTCAGCAAACTTAATAATATCTACTTCATATTTTTATCTGAAGAAAAGAAGTATTACTAATATCTATGTTGTAGGATCAGCAATAATGAATAATGGATTTCTGATTCCTTTTATAAAATCTTATTTTGGTGAAGAGGGGTTGTCAAGACTTTTCATTCTAGATCTAGCAAATGGCATTTTAGCTTTTACCATTGTTTACTTTATTGCTTCCAAAGAAAATCACTCGTATAATGGTAAAAATCTGATTAGATTTTTGAAAAGTCCTCCATTAATCTTTCTTTTAGTCGCCTTTATAATAGGTTTTGGTAATATTCAAATTCCAAAAATAATAATACCTGCTATTAACTCTTTGTCCGAATTAACAATACCTCTGATAATTTTAAGTTTAGGTTTGTATTTTGAATTTAATATAAAAATGTTTGTGAAAGGTTTTAATGTTTTACTTTTTCGAGTAATCCCAGCTTTGATCGTAGCAATTTTCATTGTTTTATTTTTCGATGTTTCAAAATTAGACAAATCTATAATTATAATTTGTGCAATTGCTCCTGTTGGATTTAATACTTTGACATTTGCCAGTATGGAAGATTTGGATACAAAATTAGCTTCATCAGCAGTAAGTACAGGGATATTATACGGGATGATAGTGATCCCTATTATACTGTCAATTCTATAGTCTACTAGATCATTATCTATATTTATTAAGATGCTTAAATAGTTAACTTAATATTGAAAATTACTTGATGATTGCAAAATCAAACTTTATTATTAGTAAATAATAGAATAGGTTTAGTAATAATGAAATTAAATGTAAAGAAGTACTTAGGGGAATGCTTTCTGATAGTATTTAGTGTTCTGTTTGCACTATTTATCAATAAAGCCTTCGATAACTATCAAATGGCTAAGCAAGCGGAAATTGCTAAGGACAGTATAAAGAAAGAGTTGATACAGAATCAAGTAATTATCAATCAATGGCTTGAAAGACATATTGAGATTAGTAATAGAATTTCTTATATGATAGAAAATCCAAATGACAGTCTAAAAACTGAATTAAAAAAGTATAATTATCTTAATTTTGCTGTTCTTACTAATGATAGTAAATCCATTGTTGGAGATCTACCTTCGAATACTGCATGGGAATCAGCAAAAACAACGGGAATTATTTCTGAATTTGAGTATGAGATCATTAAAAGATTGACAAAAGTGTATGACATACAGAGTATCCTTATAAATAAGACTTTGATGAGTTTGCTAGATTCTTTTTACGATAACGACACTCATAATATTGATAAATTAGATAACACCTTGACTCAATTTCAATTGAGATTTTGGGATTTAACTGGACAGGAAAGGTCAGTAATATTTCTATACAACGAGGCGTTGAAAGAATTTGAAAGAGAATGATTCAATGAGGGCTAATTCTTTTGGATTAAGATTGGTATTAGTATGTAAAAATATAACATTGATTTTTGCAAAAAATATTCATTAAGCTTTTAAAAAAAAGGAGAAATCCATTATGTCAATTTATGATTTAAGTTTCAACGATTCAAGAGGATATAAAGTAGAAATGAGTCAGTATAAAGGAAAAGTTCTTTTACTAGTCAATACTGCAACAAAATGTGGTCTTTCATTTCAATTTAAAACATTGGAAGATATTTATCAAAAATATAAAGATAGAAATTTTACTATAATTGGTTTTCCATGTAATCAATTCGCTAATCAAGAACCAGAATCAAATCAGACAATGACAGAAACATGCAGAATAAATTTTGGTGTAACATTTTTGTTATCAGAAAAAATATTAGTAAACGGTGAAAATACACATCCGATATTTCTATATTTGAAAGAGAATTCAAAAAGTGGTCTATTTGGGAAAATAATTAAATGGAATTTTACAAAATTTTTAGTTTCCTCGGATGGCGGAAAAATAATTAGATACTCACCTACGACAAGTCCAAAAAGAATTGAAAAAGATCTCATAGATTTTCTGAAATGAACTTTACATCAATATTACAATGCTAGTTAACTAAATATAGTGGCAATCTAAAAAAAAAATAACAAGTAAAAGTCGCTAACACGACACATCCAGCTAATTAATCTCTCTGGTCTCGACACCTGTATATTTTCTAAAATTTGCAATTTGTTCTAATGAACCTAGCAAAATCAATTTATCATCAGAACTTATTATTTCATCAGCAGAGGGATTAAGTTTAACTTCTCCATTGAGTGGTTTTATTCCAATAATCATAATTCCTCCTGTATGTCTTCTAATATCAGACTCTAATAGTGATTTTCCAGTAAGTACATTTCCATCAGGAATTTCAGCTTCAACAAATCTAACATTGAAATTCTTGTCTCTAACAAGTTTATTTATAAGTTCTATTGAAGCATTATGACACATAGTCATCACCATCCTTCTTGCCCCAATTTGTGCGGGTGATACCACTTTATCAGCACCAGCTCTATACAGAAGTTTTTCGCTTCGTTCACCAGTACCTCTGGCTACTATGTTTATAGTCTTATTAAGTTCTTTTGCTGCCAAACTAATATAAACGTTTGTAGAAGTATCAGACATAGTTGAAATTAGACCTCGTGCTTTTCCAATAACACATTTTTCAAGAACTTTCTCATCAGTAGCATCGCCCATTACTGCCAGAAGATCATCCTTCAAAGCTGTTTGTATTCTATCAAAGTCATTTTCCACAACAATGAATTCTTGTTTTTCAAGTTTCAGATTTAAACAAGCTTCTTTCCCTACACTACCATAACCACAAACTATCACATGATCTTCCAATTGATTAATGTTCTTTGACATCTTTCTCTCCTTGAAGATGTTTTTTAATTCACCACTTACAAAAAATGAAATAATACTAGTACCAACAAAACCAAAAACACCGATTCCAAAAACGATTAGAATAGAAACAAAAATCATTCCTGTTTCTGTAAGAGGTCTGACAGCGCCAAATCCTACGGTAGACAGCGTAATAACAGTCATATATATGGATTCGA
The Candidatus Delongbacteria bacterium genome window above contains:
- the radC gene encoding DNA repair protein RadC, which gives rise to MDKRIYDVIKHYLEGRCIDFGCGNMKFTKILKDMDINISGIDKRDQKSPYNDIEYHFDDLTSLEFDDSTFDNGIAVNVLHHLSIKNRNKFLEQVYKVLSANGTLILMEHVKTEWTQKQKNFIDYHTLVIEKDQFLKNEHFPVLSETSIMNLISKSNFEIIETALISKPDLVDQNQLKDVIFKRLKNDFKEYDKFSQRALNISEKIEAEGLEEVPMAVYVLKSKKIGVIDSYKIIEIETKYHPREQLLNGDIDNLKNSDLLAVIIGMGNKNEDIKTLSQRLLREYGSIAIAEEKSPKKLMDVLGIGEANACKIVATFELGRRFYQTDYGNKTIIRGPEDVYNYLADMKSLLKEHFRGLYLNSKNVIIHDEVISIGHLTASLVHPREVFKPAMLHSAAAIIVAHNHPSGFCEPSPQDNEITETLKKAGKTLGIPVLDHIIVGKENFYSYNLKSLI
- a CDS encoding AEC family transporter — translated: MIEVYEKIAYIPILFIISFFLKKAKVFDKSSADLMLKIVFYLGLPAILIDSFSKIDLSLVDLKLTFFGFLIISANLIISTSYFYLKKRSITNIYVVGSAIMNNGFLIPFIKSYFGEEGLSRLFILDLANGILAFTIVYFIASKENHSYNGKNLIRFLKSPPLIFLLVAFIIGFGNIQIPKIIIPAINSLSELTIPLIILSLGLYFEFNIKMFVKGFNVLLFRVIPALIVAIFIVLFFDVSKLDKSIIIICAIAPVGFNTLTFASMEDLDTKLASSAVSTGILYGMIVIPIILSIL
- a CDS encoding glutathione peroxidase, giving the protein MSIYDLSFNDSRGYKVEMSQYKGKVLLLVNTATKCGLSFQFKTLEDIYQKYKDRNFTIIGFPCNQFANQEPESNQTMTETCRINFGVTFLLSEKILVNGENTHPIFLYLKENSKSGLFGKIIKWNFTKFLVSSDGGKIIRYSPTTSPKRIEKDLIDFLK
- a CDS encoding potassium channel protein, translated to MRGNLIKGLIGILILIVIGTLGFHFFEHYSIVESIYMTVITLSTVGFGAVRPLTETGMIFVSILIVFGIGVFGFVGTSIISFFVSGELKNIFKERKMSKNINQLEDHVIVCGYGSVGKEACLNLKLEKQEFIVVENDFDRIQTALKDDLLAVMGDATDEKVLEKCVIGKARGLISTMSDTSTNVYISLAAKELNKTINIVARGTGERSEKLLYRAGADKVVSPAQIGARRMVMTMCHNASIELINKLVRDKNFNVRFVEAEIPDGNVLTGKSLLESDIRRHTGGIMIIGIKPLNGEVKLNPSADEIISSDDKLILLGSLEQIANFRKYTGVETREIN